The following proteins come from a genomic window of Limnohabitans sp. 103DPR2:
- a CDS encoding site-specific integrase, giving the protein MVVKVLTDHLVQELSCPSGRTHLEVFDTKVKGFYLDLLCSGRKTYRVRYWLDGKKRLVSIGDAKLMTVHQARTMALQAIQLGKLWHAGLVQVRNTSKRNAASFITLEAFLVSQYLPYVRSYKRSWQSDECMIRVHIVPALGMMAMAKLSALDFSGFIETLKYKQLAPGTINRALVLLRYAYKLAHSWSVPGVSLDSFNGVRYLKNDNRMERYLTAEESSKLLTAVRSSSNRLLRMIVAFLIYTGARKREVLDAKWTDIDWAQRSWKISKNKSNKIRHIPLSLGALDILMEAKTQQTITFACDYIFPNPNTLKPFVSIFFSWDAARKRAGLPDLRVHDLRHSFASFLVNAGRSLYEVQELLGHADIKTTSRYAHLSRERLIAAVECVPRI; this is encoded by the coding sequence ATGGTTGTAAAAGTACTAACCGACCATTTGGTCCAAGAACTAAGTTGCCCCTCTGGCCGTACGCACCTTGAAGTGTTTGACACTAAAGTCAAAGGTTTTTATTTGGATCTGCTTTGTAGTGGTCGAAAAACCTATCGAGTTCGTTATTGGCTTGATGGCAAGAAGCGCCTAGTAAGCATTGGCGACGCCAAGCTGATGACAGTGCATCAGGCACGTACTATGGCATTGCAGGCCATTCAATTAGGCAAGCTGTGGCATGCTGGGTTGGTGCAAGTTCGAAATACAAGTAAGCGCAATGCCGCTTCGTTCATCACTTTAGAAGCGTTTTTGGTATCGCAATATCTGCCATATGTGCGCAGCTACAAGCGCAGTTGGCAATCTGATGAATGCATGATTCGAGTGCATATCGTGCCCGCCTTGGGGATGATGGCCATGGCGAAACTCTCGGCACTAGATTTTTCTGGATTCATTGAAACGCTTAAATACAAGCAACTGGCACCAGGCACCATCAATCGTGCATTGGTGCTGCTGCGTTATGCATACAAGTTGGCGCACAGTTGGTCTGTACCTGGTGTTAGCCTTGATAGCTTTAACGGTGTGCGTTACTTAAAAAATGACAATCGTATGGAGCGCTACCTCACTGCTGAGGAATCCAGCAAATTGCTGACAGCTGTGCGAAGCAGCAGCAACCGATTGCTTCGCATGATTGTGGCATTTTTGATTTATACAGGCGCACGCAAACGTGAGGTGTTGGATGCCAAATGGACAGACATAGACTGGGCCCAACGTTCATGGAAAATCTCAAAAAATAAGTCTAACAAGATACGACACATTCCATTGTCTTTGGGAGCGCTAGATATTTTGATGGAAGCCAAAACACAGCAAACAATCACTTTCGCTTGTGACTATATTTTTCCAAACCCAAATACCTTAAAGCCATTCGTTTCTATTTTCTTCAGCTGGGATGCTGCCCGAAAACGTGCTGGTTTACCAGACCTTCGGGTTCACGATCTGAGACACAGCTTTGCATCGTTCTTGGTGAATGCCGGGCGGAGTTTGTACGAAGTGCAGGAACTGCTGGGGCATGCAGACATTAAGACGACCAGCAGATATGCGCATTTAAGCAGGGAAAGACTGATTGCAGCAGTTGAGTGTGTGCCGAGAATATAG
- a CDS encoding beta strand repeat-containing protein codes for MATVNALSVALFNAAAGGYAAEMTANASGFANAVGPILEKDISTDALFVEHLLGNLGVLSTSPVYAQAKAAVAALVTTKGRAGAASDAVDFLKAQEGTTSAYATIAATFAAKVNQAAVFTAANATERDITKLVAAVTGVDTDVVAINNAVAAQKAADDAAAAAAVAKAAADAKAAAEATAKAAADKAASDAAAALKAANDKATADATAAKAAADKAAADAATALKAAQDKAAADLTAANTAAAAAAKTAADAATKAAADAAATLKAAQDKAAADAVAAKAAADKALADAAATLKAAQDKAVADAATAAAALKAVDNTSYASEQAAYDAALAAAQKSAADAAAATKVVTDAAAAKAAADLAAANATIATLRNPVGTTTALTTSTTADLAIGTAGNDTFTGTDASLNGDVIVDTSTTDNDTLTITGRAFQTSVANTGGVIVGIENINVNFDALTAMTANMVTLRDDANITVSNTRAGASALVTVSNVTNGSTVNAGTGLAGGLTVTMDAADSAVTVNSTGVTGTTTVTTSGTGSMIVNSNTDALTLNTADGDITVNAGATSGAISATSTGTVAGVTGDVIINANTATGAVTGQSSDGDVTIYANAATGTVTATANHSGGDVIVQANTTAAITTTAKTAAITSANVGTSASPTVISVTGTSGSADTATIIANGIVTLTNAASLEGLTLSGNTAAVTYNFANAETIAVTGSQNVTIAGTAANLAASTITETATGTVTASITTDAGGSDDFSSLTVDRVTHTVAAGGANTYTYRDGQAVTWGVNPAAAITLDISDGTSTTVAGSLSLTLSANTTSVLTLDNSGDEIDTLNVTASVAQTALDIRGDSTATTGDTINLLGSKAYTVATTATALVLNGGSATGVITATAATAGILSVIGGSGADSLTLTTNNANTSVSGGAGNDTFTLNGATYLSTQSIDGGIGTDTASIGGATDVSAATFQNIEIVAQAANTFRLSQSQAVTGLTFTGTGAVTVDDLAATVDLSGLVFSSTAGVVIDAVNNSLSTLGTATQRTFTGTSQADTITGYDGNDTLIGGAGNDILIGGDGADALIGGTGSNTYRYTAASTADTGETITFNTATGATETIDVTTASITLSAINGGAKLTGLDVIAIGSGLTATMLAAQVSGVTALAVNGVAADGATETLALTATSAAETFDLSTITLTNAVLTLNAGAGNDTITVSDSGGTITGGTGADSMTAGAGADVFVFASGASGITVATADTITGFDVAADTLDLAVAGDDTANAASPAENYTEAAGPVASFSAALTAANVAIAGALVTETTATVMYNFQWDATNGYLFIDSNIDGTADEVIILVGITGAAAGASLIV; via the coding sequence ATGGCAACCGTAAATGCACTCTCCGTAGCACTGTTTAACGCAGCTGCTGGTGGCTATGCCGCCGAAATGACCGCTAACGCTTCTGGCTTTGCCAATGCTGTTGGTCCCATCTTGGAGAAAGACATCTCCACAGACGCCTTGTTCGTTGAGCACCTGCTCGGCAACTTGGGCGTGTTGTCTACTAGCCCCGTGTACGCACAGGCTAAGGCTGCTGTTGCTGCTTTGGTGACAACCAAAGGCCGTGCAGGCGCTGCCTCTGACGCCGTTGACTTCTTGAAGGCTCAAGAAGGCACAACAAGCGCCTACGCAACCATCGCCGCTACCTTTGCAGCCAAAGTTAACCAAGCCGCTGTATTCACAGCCGCAAACGCTACAGAGCGTGACATCACCAAGCTGGTCGCTGCTGTGACTGGTGTGGACACAGACGTTGTTGCCATCAACAACGCCGTTGCCGCTCAGAAGGCTGCTGACGACGCTGCTGCCGCTGCTGCTGTTGCAAAAGCTGCTGCTGATGCTAAGGCTGCTGCTGAAGCTACTGCTAAAGCCGCTGCCGATAAGGCCGCCTCTGACGCTGCTGCCGCTCTGAAGGCTGCAAACGACAAGGCCACTGCTGATGCCACAGCCGCTAAAGCCGCTGCTGACAAAGCTGCCGCTGACGCTGCTACAGCATTGAAGGCCGCACAAGACAAAGCTGCTGCTGATCTGACAGCGGCAAACACTGCTGCCGCTGCAGCTGCTAAGACAGCTGCTGACGCAGCTACTAAAGCCGCTGCTGATGCTGCTGCTACATTGAAAGCTGCACAAGATAAAGCTGCTGCTGACGCAGTTGCTGCTAAAGCCGCTGCTGACAAAGCATTGGCTGATGCTGCCGCAACCTTGAAGGCCGCACAAGACAAAGCTGTTGCTGACGCTGCTACTGCCGCTGCTGCATTGAAGGCTGTTGACAACACTTCCTACGCTTCTGAGCAAGCTGCTTATGACGCTGCTTTGGCTGCTGCACAGAAGTCTGCTGCCGATGCTGCTGCTGCAACTAAGGTTGTGACAGACGCCGCCGCCGCGAAAGCTGCTGCTGACTTGGCTGCTGCTAATGCAACGATCGCAACACTGCGCAACCCAGTGGGCACAACAACTGCTTTAACAACAAGCACAACTGCTGACCTTGCCATTGGTACCGCTGGTAACGATACTTTTACTGGTACAGACGCAAGCTTGAATGGTGACGTGATTGTTGATACGTCTACAACTGATAACGATACATTGACCATCACTGGTCGTGCTTTCCAAACATCTGTAGCTAACACTGGCGGTGTGATCGTTGGCATTGAAAATATCAATGTGAACTTTGACGCCTTGACAGCAATGACCGCTAACATGGTCACATTGCGTGATGATGCCAATATTACTGTTTCGAACACACGTGCAGGTGCTTCTGCCTTGGTGACAGTGTCCAACGTTACCAACGGCTCAACAGTTAACGCTGGTACTGGCTTGGCTGGTGGCTTGACTGTGACAATGGACGCAGCTGATAGCGCAGTAACTGTCAATTCAACAGGTGTGACAGGAACAACCACTGTGACAACTTCTGGCACAGGCTCCATGATAGTTAACTCCAATACAGATGCGCTTACATTGAATACTGCTGATGGTGATATCACCGTGAATGCGGGTGCTACTTCTGGGGCTATTTCAGCGACCTCAACAGGTACTGTCGCTGGTGTTACAGGTGACGTGATCATCAATGCCAATACTGCAACTGGCGCTGTTACAGGTCAATCTTCAGACGGTGATGTAACTATCTATGCAAACGCTGCCACTGGTACCGTTACTGCGACAGCCAACCACTCTGGTGGTGACGTCATTGTTCAAGCAAATACGACTGCAGCCATTACAACGACTGCAAAAACTGCAGCAATCACCTCTGCAAATGTGGGTACTTCTGCAAGTCCAACGGTTATTTCTGTAACTGGTACGTCAGGTTCTGCAGATACCGCTACGATCATAGCTAACGGAATCGTCACTTTGACAAATGCAGCTAGCCTTGAAGGGTTGACACTTTCCGGTAACACAGCGGCAGTAACATACAACTTCGCTAATGCAGAAACCATCGCTGTTACTGGTTCGCAGAATGTGACTATTGCAGGCACAGCAGCAAACCTTGCAGCCTCAACAATCACTGAGACTGCAACAGGTACTGTTACAGCCAGCATCACAACCGATGCCGGAGGTAGCGACGATTTTTCAAGTCTTACAGTTGACCGTGTTACTCACACAGTTGCGGCTGGTGGCGCTAACACATACACATACCGTGATGGTCAAGCCGTTACCTGGGGTGTCAACCCTGCAGCTGCTATCACTTTGGACATCAGTGATGGTACATCTACGACAGTTGCAGGCTCTTTGAGTCTTACACTGAGCGCAAACACCACAAGCGTATTGACACTGGATAATTCTGGCGATGAAATCGATACGTTGAATGTTACAGCTTCAGTAGCTCAAACCGCCCTTGACATTCGTGGAGACAGCACTGCTACTACAGGTGACACGATTAATTTGCTGGGATCTAAAGCCTACACAGTAGCTACAACTGCCACAGCATTGGTATTGAATGGTGGATCTGCAACTGGTGTAATTACTGCGACAGCTGCAACAGCTGGCATCTTGTCTGTTATTGGTGGATCAGGCGCTGACTCGTTGACTTTGACAACAAACAATGCAAACACAAGCGTTTCTGGTGGCGCCGGTAATGACACTTTCACCTTGAACGGTGCTACATACTTGTCTACGCAGTCAATCGACGGTGGTATCGGTACTGATACAGCTTCTATTGGTGGTGCAACTGACGTGTCTGCTGCTACGTTCCAGAACATTGAAATTGTTGCCCAAGCCGCTAACACTTTCCGTCTGAGCCAATCGCAAGCTGTTACAGGTTTGACATTTACTGGTACAGGTGCTGTGACAGTTGATGATCTTGCTGCTACTGTTGACTTGTCTGGACTTGTGTTCTCTTCTACTGCAGGTGTTGTTATTGATGCAGTGAATAACTCACTGTCAACTTTAGGTACAGCGACTCAACGTACTTTTACAGGCACCTCACAAGCAGACACAATCACTGGCTACGACGGAAATGACACGTTGATTGGTGGAGCTGGTAACGATATCTTGATTGGTGGCGATGGAGCTGATGCTTTGATTGGTGGTACTGGTAGCAATACATATCGCTACACTGCAGCTTCAACCGCTGATACTGGTGAGACTATTACCTTCAACACTGCTACAGGCGCTACAGAAACGATTGATGTGACTACAGCTTCGATTACTCTGTCAGCAATTAATGGTGGCGCAAAGTTGACAGGCCTGGATGTAATCGCAATTGGATCGGGACTGACAGCAACGATGCTCGCTGCTCAAGTATCAGGCGTTACAGCCCTTGCAGTTAATGGCGTAGCAGCAGATGGTGCTACAGAAACTTTGGCTCTGACAGCTACATCTGCTGCAGAAACCTTCGATCTGTCTACTATCACTCTCACAAATGCAGTTTTGACCTTGAATGCTGGCGCTGGTAACGACACCATCACAGTTTCCGATAGTGGCGGAACAATCACTGGCGGCACTGGTGCAGATAGCATGACTGCAGGCGCAGGTGCTGATGTGTTTGTATTTGCTTCAGGTGCTTCAGGTATTACTGTAGCAACAGCTGATACGATTACTGGTTTTGATGTGGCTGCTGATACTTTAGATCTTGCTGTCGCTGGCGACGATACTGCAAATGCAGCTTCACCTGCTGAAAACTATACGGAAGCTGCTGGTCCAGTTGCTAGTTTCTCTGCTGCCTTAACCGCAGCCAATGTGGCAATTGCAGGAGCTTTGGTAACAGAGACAACTGCAACGGTTATGTACAATTTCCAGTGGGATGCTACAAACGGCTATCTGTTTATTGACAGTAACATTGATGGCACAGCAGATGAAGTAATCATCCTCGTTGGCATTACAGGGGCAGCAGCTGGTGCTTCTTTGATTGTGTAA